The Brassica napus cultivar Da-Ae chromosome C7, Da-Ae, whole genome shotgun sequence genome has a segment encoding these proteins:
- the LOC106407784 gene encoding uncharacterized protein LOC106407784, with translation MDNTKESDVTAYAKLPDYLNKLVTSNPGSLVELLTEPHENGGHRFKYLFVALDASIKGYEYMRKVVNDMSWEWFFTQLSKFVTNHEDLVFVSDRHPSIFKGISKVYPSAGHCICIVHLKRNIRSNFKGRHLDYLVAKAARSFRLQDFYATFNEIMGIDHKCAEYLLEIGLEHWARAQFPGKRYNVMTSNLAESWNGVLREARELPVIRLVEFIHS, from the exons ATGGACAACACCAAAGAGTCTGATGTCACTGCTTACGCGAAACTCCCAGATTACCTTAACAAGCTAGTGACGTCTAATCCTGGTTCACTTGTCGAACTCTTAACAGAACCACATGAAAATGGTGGCCACCgcttcaaatatttatttgtagcATTGGACGCTTCTATCAAGGGATACGAGTACATGAGGAAAGTTGTG AATGATATGTCATGGGAATGGTTCTTCACCCAGCTTTCAAAATTTGTTACAAACCATGAGGATTTGGTGTTTGTATCTGATAGGCATCCTTCAATTTTTAAAGGGATAAGCAAG GTTTATCCCTCTGCTGGTCATTGCATTTGTATTGTCCACCTGAAGAGAAACATCCGCTCAAACTTTAAGGGACGACATCTCGATTACTTGGTGGCAAAAGCCGCTAGAAGCTTCAGACTTCAAGATTTTTACGCAACGTTCAACGAGATTATGGGTATTGATCACAAATGTGCAGAGTATCTGCTCGAGATTGGGCTTGAACATTGGGCGAGAGCACAATTTCCCGGAAAACGCTATAATGTGATGACAAGCAATCTTGCAGAGTCTTGGAATGGAGTTTTGCGTGAGGCTAGAGAACTACCAGTCATACGATTGGTCGAGTTCATTCATAGTTAG